The Atribacteraceae bacterium genomic interval CTAACAAGACAATCATCGTCACCATGGGCGCCGATGAACTTGGCCAGTCCCAGCTGCGGGAAGGCTTGACCGACGCCGCCATCGCCTTCTTCCCCGAAAAATACGGGGAATACGTGGTTCCGGCGGCTGCTGCCATGATGCTCGGCCAACCGGTACCACCCTATATTTTCGTGGAGAATGCAGTCATCACTATGGACAATATCGACCAGTTCTACCCGCTCGATTGACCAGCGAGTTGAAACCAGAAACGGGTGGGCCTCCCAGCCCACCCTTTCTTTTTTTCTCAAACTCTGACTTGATCCCAGATTCAGCGTCCTAATCCGAAAGAGCAAGGATGACGATCCCATGAGTGATTTGTTGTTGAATATGAACAATATCTCGAAAAGTTTCCCCGGGGTGCGGGCCCTGGACAACGTGAGCATTGACCTCAAATCGGGGGAAGTGCTGGGACTCCTGGGAGAAAACGGGGCGGGTAAATCCACCCTGATTAAAATCCTGTCCGGGGATTTTTCCATGGACGGGGGAGAAATCCTGATCGACGGGGCTAAATTCGTTTTTCATTCTCCCCATGATTCCCAGATGCAGGGGATCCGGGTCATCTACCAGGAACTGATCAGCATGGACACCCTGACCGTCGCTGAAAATATCTTTGCCGGAATGCTGCCCCGCAAAAGATCCGGCTTGGTCGACTGGGGGGAGATGAACCGGCGTTCTAGGGAAGTCCTCTCCCGGCTGAAGGTGGACATCAACCCGAAGAAACTGGTAGGGGATCTCTCCATTCACCAGAAACAGATCGTGGAAATTGCCAAGGCGATCAACAAACAGGCTAAAATCCTGGTGATGGACGAACCCACCGCTGCCCTGGGCCAGAACGATATCCGTTCTCTTTTCGAAGTGATCAGAAACCTGCGGGAACAGGGAGTCGGTATTATCTACATTTCGCACCGACTGGAGGAGGTCTTCCAGATCACCGACCGGGTGACGGTGCTGCGGGATGGAAAGAAAGTGGGTACGGTCAACACCCGGGACACCGATAAAAATACCCTGATTTCCATGATGGTAGGCCGGGAACTGGAATCCTTTTTTGCTGAAAAGGAAGTCTCTCTCGGTGAAACCCTGCTTGAAGTCAAAAACCTGACGATCAAGGACATCGTGGACGACATCAGCTTCGACTTGAAAAAGGGGGAAATCCTGGGATTGTTCGGGCTGCTGGGTTCGGGCAGACTGAACATCGCTCGAGCGCTCTACGGGCTGGAATCGGTGGACGGCGGCGAAATCCTGCTGCAGGGAAAACGGACGGCTATCCATTCCCCCCGTCAGGCCGTGCAATCCACTATCGGTTTTTTACCGATCGACCGGAAAAAGGAAGGCTTGGCCCTTTCCCTGAACGTTCATCATAACATCACCATGGCCAACATCGACAATCTGGGAAACAGTTTGTTCATTAGCCGGCAAGCCGAGCAGGTTAAGGCAAAAAAGTGGGTCAAGGACCTGAATATCAAGACTCCCTCCATATATACG includes:
- a CDS encoding sugar ABC transporter ATP-binding protein; this translates as MSDLLLNMNNISKSFPGVRALDNVSIDLKSGEVLGLLGENGAGKSTLIKILSGDFSMDGGEILIDGAKFVFHSPHDSQMQGIRVIYQELISMDTLTVAENIFAGMLPRKRSGLVDWGEMNRRSREVLSRLKVDINPKKLVGDLSIHQKQIVEIAKAINKQAKILVMDEPTAALGQNDIRSLFEVIRNLREQGVGIIYISHRLEEVFQITDRVTVLRDGKKVGTVNTRDTDKNTLISMMVGRELESFFAEKEVSLGETLLEVKNLTIKDIVDDISFDLKKGEILGLFGLLGSGRLNIARALYGLESVDGGEILLQGKRTAIHSPRQAVQSTIGFLPIDRKKEGLALSLNVHHNITMANIDNLGNSLFISRQAEQVKAKKWVKDLNIKTPSIYTEMNNLSGGNQQKVVLAKLLETGSRVFIMIEPTRGIDVGAKSEIYILMEKLCEQGAGILMISSELPEMLSMSDRIIVIAEGRVTGRFDKTTASQEKLLAAATG